A window of Pseudochaenichthys georgianus chromosome 11, fPseGeo1.2, whole genome shotgun sequence genomic DNA:
ACATGGCTCCTCAAGTATTTCATCGGTTGCATGATCGTTTTGTTCAGAAAGTGATGTGACAAAGGGCTGAATAGCTTTGTCCTCCCTGAAGGGGTCAGCTGTCACTTTACTGACAGCGAAGAGAGGAACAGAACGAGGGTTCATCTCAGGAGATATAGAGGTAGAAAACAAATTTGCGTGTCAGGATGTGTAATCCCCATACACACATGAAGACCTTTTAATCTCAGTGTCTCACTCTGTAAGAGCAGAAAATTGAAACAGTAACAAGGGACCTGTGCACGGTTAATTTGTGCTCTCATAATGACAGCACGGTGTAGTCCCAGAGCTTTTAATTAAAGCGCTTTTATTGATTTAGCCCTATCAGCTAACAAACCCCACTGTGCTGAGGAGGGAGTTCAGAATTGTTCATGGCATGTGGTTCAGCCATTTGTTGCACTGTGCAAATGTGTCTGGTTACTAAATTGTTTCCACCtgctataaaaataaataaaattacaTTTGACCAACAGTGAATATGGGCATTTAGATGTTAAGAAAACATCTTGCAGAATGCATAAAGGGAGTTTTGTTGATTCAAACCCTTTAGTAATCCAATAAACATAGTCATTTTCCACTATTTAATGAACATAATGCCAGTGTTTTTACTCACTTGCCATTACGGATTGAAGTGACTAATTGGATGTCAGACTCCACTGCGTGAACCTTCACGACGGCCCTCTGAGAATCTTGTTCCACCAGTCGCTATTAATTTGTTGCTTGACTAGCTGTGCTTCAGCGGAAACAAATGTTCTGACTGGGCGTAAAAATTAGCAGGGCAGGAATACCTTTCAGGAAACATTAGGGCTCACCGAGGTCGGGCTGTCAATCTGAGTCTGAGAGAACGAATAGAGATTTGTACCTGAGGAACAGACACGATAGATTGACATTGTGTTTGATACTtcaaaagaacaacaaatacaatgtGACTAGATGTATTTTTCCCCAAATAACAAGCATGCACTTGGAATCAACCGTCTACAGACACGAGACGAATCAACCCTTTGGTTCCAGTTTACACCATGTAATAATGAACATCATATCAGCAGCACTTTCTTATGCTGCTTGAAAAAACCCTCACACaaaacacaaaatcaatagccCTGTGCTGTATGATGGGTATTGAATTTTCTTCTCTGTGCTTATGTTTTGTTGTAAATTACTGGGTTCCACACAGTTTAAACATACCAGACATCTCATTgaagcaacaagtcctccaactcatacgaccaaatgggtcgattgtttaagcccttattacgaccaaatatgtcgtttgttcaagcgcttaatacgacctataattacgtttgaaaattgtcggcctcgagtgctctcgttgaatgcaaactttacagagggttgtttattcacaaataaccctctctgtaaaatcctaaattgtaggatagtttggccattaaaacgctttatgattagatttctagcgagaagtatatattgtacttttagaatccacgtccagtcgatatgtaggatctatagtttgatagatattacgaagatgatttgagatttcgtcaggagaacgtgtatatgcggcaagcttccatgtaaagttacgggttgaaaacagtatttccggtctcgccgttttcataataaaaccaatgatcaaatgatttaacagtgatatctgcactactcatccactaaaaaaacatcagtttatcctagttaattatacgatattaattggtttaaattgtgtacaatgcttttgtgtttttcccataggtttttctctttcgattctgagagacacatttcttttttcagaggttttgataaagaataaaataatacttaattccgagtgttcttgcttttctctttgaaagtcatcacataacggcattgtaatacacggttcggctgcattaaatattacatatctgccctagatatgtatttatagagccctgatcagaagaccttttgacaaactggaagagatgccgccaaaactgaatacgtgacttggaccataaatatatcaacaattaaacaacatcttccattattttcacacaatacgtctccttgcagtatcaacactaattcggctgacttttatatttaatccaattagtagatagtctgtatttacaccataacggtgcacagctgatagaaagggacttttttgtagtttttaaagatattactgattttctgaactacctttccaactcctcatgcagttgactgttacaggtctatacaggttcatggtacaatgcataagcttcacatcgagagactgaaactgtatttccttaccgttctgttttaaactcacataaagtgaatagtcatattatgtacgatattattatgtttattaactagaccactggtctaaccgcacctcctagtggttaaagcacgttattgaatgtagttgttgaataagttatatttatttagttattgatgaaagcatttaaatattaagagtagcctacatacaaataggggtcaatgatagaaatatggaatggaaaatatctagaagatactgtatgatctctacaataaaacagttagtgcaggacgtccaaagatattaacaggaggatgtgcaaaacagacaaaactgataggctgaattttactcaggtgtaactaaagtctgatttaagggttgtttatatttcacatcattaatcagaatctgcaaagtaacaaaataaatgtagtagagtaaataCCAGGTAACTATGAATAGTGGAGTAACATGCTGAcaggctgtaacaaaaacatttcccaacttggtgatcttatcttaagatgatcgatggctactgccatatttgctaaatgtgcatctgaaccttgacaagtgcatgtttcaggctatcaattaacaacaggaggggtcacagacataagaccagctgtcatgtggtattaatgctgcccattatggacacaagcaattttcacccatgtattaattatatgttttaaatttgataacaccaatgtgtttcgtgtcccctaaacctccagggatgtatacagtttaatactggcaacttctaattgtgggaaatacgaaaacgtcttttaaaactacatttcccagtagagacgtgccatagaacatgttgcgaaacacacaatagccagcaagtgtaattctgggggggagggccgggctggacccgtccaagtccagttttggatagtctggcgtggttccattccatttcaaagagctttgactaatcacggggtttttgtaaagcaaggcggatgttgtagtcccaaacgatagctggggattctgggtagtgtagtgtcttcggaaactctgtcgtgtctaaactccgaaaaacaatttgtttctccgaatcgaaggttaaaaaacacaaaagcattgtacacaatttaaaccaatcaatattgtgtaattaacaaggataaactgatgttttttagtggatgagtaatagagatatcactgcgtaatcatttgacagtgtggggaatacttccggttttattatgaaaacttcgagaccggaaatactgttttcacccacgctaatttttcatggaagttgccccatatacagtacacgttctcctggcgagacctcaaatcatcttcatatatctatcaaactgtagatcctacacatccactggacgtggattataaaagtacaatatacacttctcgctagaaatctaataaaaagcattttaatggccaaactattccacaattaggattttccagagagggttatttgtgaatgaaaacgacctccggagcgtttgcaaaaAAACTGGTGCCTTGAGAGATTTTCATTAATGAAAGCTCTGCTCACAACGTGCGGAGTTGAGAGATAATTAATGTCGTGACAACACTGGAGTCTATCcgatttaattatttattacaCTGATCTTTAATTACCATGGGGAGAATTAGACTGTAGGTtagcattttatttgtattatttacatGATTTTAACCAACGTAACATCTGATGTTCAGTCTCTTATTGTCAGTTGCTCCAATGTACGGTTTAAACTGAAATCTAAACTGATATGATCCTGTTTTTGCTCCAGGGTGTTTCTGGCTGAACAGTTTGAATCCCTTCAGTTCCAGCTGGACACGATGATGCCGGCAGCCAAGAAGCCCTTCCTGCAACAGTTTTActcccaggtgtgtgtgtggtgtgtgtgtgtgtgtggtgtgtgtgtgtgtggtgtgtgtgtgtgtgtggtgtgtggttgtgtgtgttggtgtgtgtgtgtgtgtgtgtgtgtgtggtgtgtggtgtgtgtgtgtgtgtgtgtgtggtgtgtgtgtgtgtgtgtgggtgtgtgtgtgtgtgtgtgtgtgtgtgtgttgtgtgtgtgtgtggtgtgtgtgtgtgtgtgtgtgtgtgtgtgtgtgtgcagttacTGCAAACCAGGTTGTCACTGTCAGCTAGACTTACACAGGCGGAACCAATCATCTCCTTATCATGTGTCGTTATCTATTATAGAATCAAAGCATATGTCAGAGTCACTATTAATAATTGGTGTTTAACTAATTGGCAGGTTTTAGCATTTGTGCCTGTTTCTCAGTAAAGCTAAACAAGCATGTAACTGCCAACCTGCATTCAGTGCTGGTCCCCAACAACAAAGGAGACAATTATCCATTACTCACCACCACActcagtcttttcttttttgtcaACTTGATATTTGAAATGTTCAGGTACGTAGACAGGTCTATTTACCCCAAACACTCTTGGAAATATTGTGGAATTGATGACGTGCAAGGTGACCTCGACTCTATGTGTCACACAAAAGGTTTTCTACGTTCATgacaataaaaaacacattgtGTAACTCACAAAGATCTATTTTCTTTTCCTCTCAGACAGTTTCTACAGCCAGTGAACTTCGGAAACCAATTTACTGGATTGTTGCGGCTAAGGCCATCGACTATGAACAAATGTTGCTCCTGATGGCTGGAGTTAAATGGGACATTAGGGAGATCATGTCCCAGCATAATGTATACGTGGACGTCCTGTTGAAGGTAAGGTTTCAGAGGAAATGCCAAGGTGACTGTTGATGGAACTTGGTATGTGCTATAATGTAGGCTAGACATTAAAATGATGGTATTGGATTCATTAAAGTAAAATATCTacaaaaagttgaacaaacaacAGGCAACAGATTTGCTTTTAGCTAGCTGGTATTTTCCTCAGTGTTTTTGTTTGTCTTGAGAAATGTCATCTGTGTTTATCCTTTTAACATCTGTGTCATTAACATTAAGGATTAGTCTTTATTCCACTTAAAGGTAAGAAGTTCCTTGAGTCCCTTTATGAGTTTTAGTTCATTCAGGGAACTTTAATATTAATTATATGGGATGTGCTGAATAATTTAGCACAGGGTGGGTGAGCTGTTGAGAGTTGAATGCAGATCTCTCCTGAAGTTTTGTTAAATGCGTCCGAGCTCACCAGTCCCGCACGTATTTTTGGAAGTGGAAGATTTCCTCTAAATGTGTCTTTATGCATGCTGCCCACTTATCCCCTATAAATGTTGCATGGGATGGAAGGACACACTGCACTAGTTTTATAACCTTTGCCATTTAGAAGCAGAAAGGTCTGAAGGGCTCGCTGCCGTGTGAAATCCTGAGCAGAGCAGCACTTAACCAAGACTAATCCCTATTTATGCATCagcatgttttaaaaagctgctgattaaataaaaaatgtaaacacagaTGTTATTGAAAGGTTTAATAAATAAACCCGCAAACAGTCACGAGGCTAAAAGTCTGTAAAAAGTTTGCAAACGTACCTTTTAAATTCTTAAATGGCTCATAGATCTTCGTCCAGCTCCGGCGGCTCTGCAGTTTAGTCCAACTAATTAAGCTCATGAGCTTTTAAATGACCTGAGGGGAATCTCTGTGCCACGAGCCTGGGTTGAATACCTAACCGGGACAAAGTGGTCCAGCTGATGGACTGACATGATGCATGTTACAACAGGAAGGTGCTTTTCCTCATCAGCTGCTAATAGCCCTCTCTGCCAACTTGTCAGACACTCATAATGCTTATGGATTGTGTTTTTGTGCATTGCTTGAAAAGCGTGCGCTACATTTTCTTGCACTGCACACGGGAGAATATTTTATTCATGAGTTCAGGTTGATCACTGCCATTCAACAATGGCATTGATTTGCATATAAAGTGGCGAGGAAATGCAGCAGCCGCAGAATGACTTAATTGACAAGCTGCTCAAGTCAGAAACTATCGTGAGACTGTTTGTGAATTAATCACATTTCACTCTTGGCTGCAAAATGAATGGTGATTGTGTACGCCTTCAAATTCAGCTTCATTTTTTTTGTTAATAAGATGCAGTTTGAATTAAAGTTGAGACATATATTTGAAAAGTCACACCAGGAAAACCACATATTTCTCCTGAGACACATCCATCTTATTTTTGACCAGTTCTGATGTTCTGCAATTTGTTCCCTGTAAACAGCAACGTAATATCATAATTGTATAATATCATCCATAATTGAACAATTCAGAGCGCAGTGAGTAAGCAGTGCAAATTGTTTATAGCTACAAAACAGAAGCATCGAAAGAGGTAGCTTCGGGCCACTTGTGACTTGTGTGTGATTGTATCCTGCAGCCAACACCGTCCGCTGAGATGTTTCCTCTTCTTTTCTTTGTGTTAAAACATGTAAGGGTAAGCATGTGGAGGCCAGTTGTAACGACTCCCTCAGGACTGGTGTCCTTTGTATGTACTTGGGCATGAAAACCATGTTTGCAAGAAATGGTGAGATCTCTGATGTAACTATAGCACACATCTCAAATGTAATATCAAGTATGTATTGAAAGATTAAACAGTCCAAAGGCCGACTATTGTGTCTGAATGCGTCAAAaagtgaatgaatgaatgagtcCAGTTTGGATGCTCCCAATCCTACGAAGAGTACTTAGCAGTGCTCAACAGATTTGTGGCTTAGTGGGTTCATACTTCCTGCTCCGTTTGCTTCAGGATGTTTTGTTCATTAGTCCAGACTGAAAAATCATTAAATCAGCTCGGCTAAAGTAGAGTTGCGTTACAAAAACCCAGACATACTATAGGCTTGGGAAAAAGTATTTATCCTTGATCACTTCAAGGTTCTTGTACCCATATTTAGAATCGTCTTGGTATGCCAAATGTATAAACATGCTTGATAAAAAGAGATTCATGCAAATccctattattttatttttgcacACTGTAAATAACTGGGTTGTGAAATTCACAGCACAAGGTCGTTTTATAACACTGTTCAGCTTTTGTTCAGGTTTGGTGTTGGAAGTCATCCAGGAACACAGAGTAGctgagagtgagtcagaggaAGTGCATGTATAGGGTCGGCCGTGAAGACTTTTATTATGTTTACATCTTCCAGTTCAACTTTTATCATCCCATACTGGCTTGTTTCCTCTGTACagtcaatacattataatatacatAGATGTGTGTTTATTTATCAAACCTTGCACAAGCTAATAAAGTGTTTTACATTGAGATATTATGAATACATCGTCATAAAGAAGTTAAAACCActtgaaattcatttattttgctaCTTTCTATGCCACTCAAGTTAACTTGACTTAATATGTTCATCTCTCTCCTCTACCTTCGCAGGAGTTCGAGCAGTTTAACAAACGTCTGGAGGATGTTTCCAGACATGTACGCATCCCCCTGCCTGTGTCCAACGTCCTGTGGGAGCACTGCATCCGCCTGGCCAACAGGACTCTAGTAGAGGGGTAAGAGAAGCCATAAAACACCTCTTCAGCTTCAAGGGGAGGTGTGCAGTCTGGCGTCAGTCTGCTGAGGTACTGTAGCAGCCAAAAGCGGCTTTTTCCGTCACTTTGAATTATTGTTGAAATCTCTGTAGAACAACACCTTTTATTGGGTGTCATATTTTCTTTATGTGCCAAACTGTAAATCAGCGGGACACAGTTCTTGAAATGCACATGGTCATTTATTtagacaaaatatatttaattaggTTTGATAAAGCTACTTCCTGTTTGTGCCTCAATATCTGATGAAAAGACAATAGACTTACATGAAGTTTATCTTATTGGATAGTCTTTCCAACCTGTCAGAGGAGATTGCAGTTATTTGAACTTCACCTGAGCGTTATAGACTTCTCTTTACGCTTTGTTGATTTCCAGCTGAACAAAAAATGTCAGGAGAAAAGCTCCAAAGGTCAAACGTGATGTTGAAATCCTACATGCTATGAATTCACTTTTAGCGTTTTCCtgccaataaaaaaaaagtgttgttactttgtgGATTTCCTTCCAGTAAGCAGTTCCTACCTGCATTAATGCATTATTCACAAATATATTAagtcaaaaaataaaaagtcagcAATCCTATTGATTGGTTTACTAGAAGCCTCATTCAGGTGTTTGTGAATTGAATATTTATTTAGGAAATCTCAGCAGCTATTCAAGAATCAATTCAGGTCTGGAAACCCAAATGCAGGGAAAGGAAATGCATATTGCTCAATCCACATTTTAGTGTCATGATTTATTCAGAACTGTAATGTTAGCAAGCTAAATTACGGGCAGACCCATACAACACCGATTATTCTTTCTTACGTCCACAGGGAGTTTTAAGTCTATTGTCACGTATCGTTATGACAACCCTTTTGTGCTTGAAAAGAGTCTAAGCTGAACACTTCCCAACAGCATGTGTGAGTCACTGCATCCCACTCACTAGGTTTTCAGAGATTATGATCGAGGAGAAGTGGAATTGCCACGAAGACCAAGGGGAAATTAGCTACAGTACATAAGAAACTTAGAAACAGCGTTGCCatgtttcttttgaataatccCGCACAGAAAAACCACAACTAAATCCCCGGCAGATCTTTCTCTCCTCGTGCTGGCAACCCTGTGTGCCAGTCCACATCTGTCACATCTGCATTAAACAGGCCACTCACAAAAAGTGTAAAACGTCTTGACAAATCCCTTAATATGCATTTCACCACTTTAAGCGAGACGTATGGGTTGTGAAAGGTGACGGAGCCTCAGAGTGTTTTTTCCTCAGTACCTGCATTCAGATTGAAGGTGTGATTTACACCCCCGCGGACTGGATGCACAGCAGAGACGCTCGGCCGTGACGGAGCCAGTCGCTAACAGCCGACAATTATCATGAGGCTACACCATAGAGGGTTACACACATTTTTATTGAGAACAAAAAAAGGGCTGCTGTGGAGCCCGACGTCGGTCTGAGTCGCTCATTTGTTCGCTTTGCAGTGAGAGTTTATGTGGGGTTGTAATAGCAGCGGAGAAACATGGTCCGCTAAATGGTTTAGTGCCTGCGAAGTGTTTTAAAGAAGGACAACATTGGATGGATATAAAGCCTCAGTAAAAGCTTGCCCTCACCCACTGAGAAAAGGGAACATGTTTACATCCCAACACATTCGCTGAGTACTTTTCTTCCCATTGCGTAAGAGAACTTTGAACCCATTCCAGCGAACAAATGGCCCGTTACGAATGCTTGGCACCTTGAAGCAGCTTTTGCAGACTCCTGCCGTCTGCCTGGTTCTCCAAATACATTCCCTCCACACACGCATATCATCCCCCCCTCTGCCACAGCGAGGCGCGGTGGTGGTCATATTTGTTTGTTTCTTCTCCGCCTCGCTTAGCCTGTTGTTTCATTTCTCTGTCCAGCGCTCGACTCCCCTCAGACGCCGAGAGTGGCTCTGTTAGCATTCTGAGGCGAAGCTCAAACACTCAGCGCCAAACGCTTACAGGCCTGAAGCAAAGGGACGAGAGAAGATGACAGGGGGAGAGAGGGTGTGAGGCAGAAGATGGAAAGAGAAGAGAGAAAAGATGAAGTGTGAGACAGAGAGagcggtgtgtgtggtgtgctaAAGTTCTGTAGATGTCACAGTCACCGACCTGCCAGTGGACAACAGTCCTCAGGCTGCCAGACACCTGGaatatctacacacacacacacacacacacacacaccacacccacacaccacaccacacacacacaccacacacacacccacacacacacactgaaatacATGTGTATGACTAGCCCACACACACTCTTCCTGACATTCCACAGACAGCTCAGTGGAACAAGCTGACTTCATATTTAATATAggacacatgcagacacacacacacacacacacacacacacacacacacacacaacacacaccacacacacacacacacacacacacacacacacacacactcataagtCATGTTTATAAAAACACACTGCAGTCTTTAAATAGATGATTAACAACTGACTCACAGCACCTCTGTTATAAATATccatttaattgtttttaacATACCTACATTTCAATTGATTGTTTcctaaaaatacacaaacactcaaatatttagaaaagaagaaaaacatCACAGATGTAATCCAACACATGCAAGGTAAAGAACAAATTAAAAGGAATCAAACTTGAATAAAATGGAAGCATGCGGAACAAAAAGACATACATAATAATGATGATTGATTTGTCTTTGTTACGTCTCAGTCTAAAATTAAATGTGTCTCATGCaggtttcattattattaatataaatGGCACAAGTGTTTTCACGTATATCTCGTTTTTTATTTCCATTCATAAATAATTTATACACTAATGGATTCTGAGTCTCTCCCCTAACTTTAATGACTTCCCATTTCTTTGTTAACTTCGCTGCTGGAGCTTTGATAGATTCCTTTTAATTCTAATGTTTATAGAAATCGGCATAAGACGAGCTGAAACCCATCTCCCAGACCATTTTTTAATGCATAACAAATTCACACCAGGGCGCTAAAATAAGAAAGTAAAAACAGTGCCACGTGGAGTTCGAGAAAAGAGTTTGCTGACAGATTTGGCTCGCTTGTAAGGAATCCGTTTATTCAAGGGTGGAAAATGTGATAGATTTCCCCTCGGCCAACACCTGTGAGGACTTTGTTGAATCAAAAGAAAAAAGGACAGGCTTTCCAGCATCGCCCACCTCCACCTGAATTCTTCGCTGCTAATGTTCCTCTTTCCTTTCTGCTGCAGCTATGCTAATGTGAAGAAATGCAGCAATGAGGGCCGGGCTCTGATGCAGCTCGACTTCCAGCAGTTCCTCATgaagctggagaagctgaccgACCTGCGACCCATCCCTGATAAAGAGTTTGTCGAGACCTACATCAAGGCCTACTACCTGACGGAGAACGACATGGAGCAGTTTATCAAGAACCCACAGGGTGAGACGGGAGGAATGGAAGATGGTAGCGTtacactgaaacgttgactctAATTAAATGGTTCATGTTAAAAAATCACattaaggtcccctattatactgtttttcatcactatattatagctctcagatatatatacaaaacatgtctctgaagtg
This region includes:
- the LOC117454893 gene encoding syndetin-like, whose translation is MGRIRLVFLAEQFESLQFQLDTMMPAAKKPFLQQFYSQTVSTASELRKPIYWIVAAKAIDYEQMLLLMAGVKWDIREIMSQHNVYVDVLLKEFEQFNKRLEDVSRHVRIPLPVSNVLWEHCIRLANRTLVEGYANVKKCSNEGRALMQLDFQQFLMKLEKLTDLRPIPDKEFVETYIKAYYLTENDMEQFIKNPQGETGGMEDGSEYSMKQLANLVNVCLGSHINKKARQKLLAAIDDIDRPQEIG